In a genomic window of Fusobacterium simiae:
- a CDS encoding helix-turn-helix domain-containing protein, whose product MKLVSDFAERLRMALDFRNMKATELSELTNINKSTISQYLAKVYEPKRDRIELFAKILNVNEVWLTGYDVPMESLSKQDNSMIEKYELSPEELKEYENIKMTTSTLMFNGRSASESDKIELERVLKEFFVKALLKKRADEKNDEQKKKRNSKIN is encoded by the coding sequence ATGAAATTAGTGAGTGATTTTGCAGAAAGGTTACGGATGGCTTTAGATTTTAGAAATATGAAAGCTACTGAATTATCTGAATTAACTAATATAAATAAGTCTACTATCTCACAATATTTAGCAAAAGTATATGAACCAAAAAGAGATAGAATAGAATTATTTGCTAAAATTTTAAATGTTAATGAAGTTTGGCTTACAGGTTATGATGTACCTATGGAAAGCTTATCTAAACAAGATAATTCAATGATAGAAAAATATGAGCTAAGTCCTGAAGAATTAAAAGAATATGAAAATATTAAGATGACTACTTCTACTTTAATGTTTAATGGTCGCTCTGCTTCTGAAAGTGATAAGATAGAATTAGAGAGAGTATTAAAAGAATTTTTTGTTAAAGCATTGCTTAAAAAGAGAGCTGATGAAAAAAATGACGAACAAAAGAAAAAAAGAAATTCTAAAATTAATTGA
- a CDS encoding ImmA/IrrE family metallo-endopeptidase, whose translation MKKMTNKRKKEILKLIDDLHFEFGTKNPIRICKGLEIEIVSADIEMKGLYTEVFSSKLIIFQNLLDGFAKLFVIGHELFHALEHDCEQIRFFREYTGFKTNIYEEEANFFATQLLKDYIPYYQDEIADWEIAEELEKYLSI comes from the coding sequence ATGAAAAAAATGACGAACAAAAGAAAAAAAGAAATTCTAAAATTAATTGATGATTTACACTTTGAATTTGGAACTAAAAATCCTATTCGTATTTGTAAAGGATTAGAAATTGAAATTGTTTCTGCTGATATTGAAATGAAAGGTTTGTACACAGAAGTTTTTTCTTCAAAACTTATTATTTTTCAGAATCTACTTGATGGTTTTGCTAAACTTTTTGTTATAGGACATGAGCTATTTCATGCCCTTGAACATGATTGTGAACAGATTAGATTCTTTAGAGAATATACTGGGTTTAAAACTAATATCTATGAAGAGGAGGCAAATTTTTTTGCCACTCAACTTTTAAAAGACTATATCCCATATTATCAAGATGAAATTGCTGATTGGGAGATTGCTGAGGAATTAGAAAAATATTTAAGCATATAA
- a CDS encoding HTH domain-containing protein, with amino-acid sequence MTLENIKNGMTAKRNQIIVSVLDKLEYIENYASGVRRIFKDYESFDKKPEYYISDNGVIVTLYNRNYIKNNDTQKNTVNIDKNKNDTQNVNQKNRMNTIIDLIKEKSNITIKEICLKLNVSRPTVYRDMKYLRENNILEYQGSAKKGKWIIKK; translated from the coding sequence TTGACACTTGAAAATATAAAAAATGGAATGACAGCCAAAAGGAATCAAATTATAGTGTCAGTTCTTGATAAACTTGAATATATTGAGAATTATGCTTCTGGGGTTAGAAGAATTTTTAAAGATTATGAAAGTTTTGACAAAAAACCTGAATATTATATATCTGATAATGGAGTAATTGTAACCTTATATAATAGGAACTACATAAAAAATAATGACACACAAAAAAATACTGTAAATATTGATAAAAATAAAAATGATACCCAAAATGTTAATCAAAAAAATAGAATGAATACCATAATAGATTTAATAAAAGAAAAATCTAATATAACTATAAAAGAGATATGTTTAAAATTAAATGTATCTCGTCCAACTGTGTACAGAGATATGAAATATTTAAGAGAAAATAATATTTTAGAATACCAAGGAAGTGCTAAAAAAGGAAAGTGGATAATTAAAAAGTAG
- a CDS encoding TlpA family protein disulfide reductase gives MKGKINLVVILLVIIIAAIFFVFKSKTKMEIDTKENTDVKVPNLVLFDQYGKEHNLEEYKGKVVIINFWATWCGYCVEEMPAFEKVYKEFGSNEKDVIFLGVAGPKSKENLNNIDVEKEEVIKFLNEHKITYPNLMDEVGKSFSEYGIRAFPTTYVINKSGNLEGFVSGAISEEQLRKTINEALKK, from the coding sequence CAATATTTTTTGTCTTTAAATCAAAAACAAAAATGGAAATAGATACAAAAGAAAATACAGATGTAAAAGTTCCTAACCTTGTTTTATTTGATCAATATGGGAAAGAACATAATTTAGAAGAATATAAAGGAAAAGTTGTTATAATAAACTTTTGGGCAACTTGGTGTGGGTACTGTGTTGAAGAAATGCCAGCATTTGAAAAAGTATATAAGGAATTTGGTTCAAATGAGAAAGATGTGATATTTTTAGGAGTGGCAGGACCAAAATCTAAAGAAAATTTGAATAATATTGATGTTGAAAAAGAGGAAGTTATTAAATTTTTGAATGAACATAAAATAACATATCCAAATTTGATGGATGAAGTTGGAAAATCCTTCAGTGAATATGGAATAAGAGCTTTTCCAACAACCTATGTAATAAATAAAAGTGGAAATTTAGAGGGTTTTGTCAGTGGAGCTATCAGTGAAGAACAATTAAGAAAAACTATAAATGAGGCATTAAAGAAATAA